Proteins from a single region of Anastrepha ludens isolate Willacy chromosome 5, idAnaLude1.1, whole genome shotgun sequence:
- the LOC128864270 gene encoding uncharacterized protein LOC128864270, protein MCKSLIFVLMVGISQQLVCCTTTTAKPTTTSLLPPSDIKSRKFQTQFIAQLNELVDTAAADPLDHLLQELRTSKDYASYTEKIQTAASSTQLVSKIVYLKQLLDIKLNEQPHSVESLYTLRNLNFLGKLKHQLLQLQDESIAELRHFRWYNLCRQFWFRDGLNQTEASAHQVTPPPSTHYWFDTKLAPLRAQNVAANATPPLAHIDLERFASTVYANVKSAGAEIIDDYLLTVRKLLQEVIEQKLISSAEEDEAEGIPHTGEAHVLHESKLVKGLAELDAILAIDDFYAKRNLLYSYLGNDLPTSSQFSPEDLAVILAKLQSKGVDLFVTFIFSNFEFLEHLHETWAKLLPSTTANEAKLQYDTVSQHLFDAHRLYVEFKGDWENSERYDAYMAVVKALHAETRNGGANMHVFELLNNASANVGTVTLNMIKEKCREF, encoded by the exons ATGTGCAAGTCCCTCATCTTCGTGCTAATGGTTGGCATTTCGCAGCAACTCGTG TGCTGCACAACCACCACAGCGAAGCCAACCACCACGTCATTACTTCCTCCTTCCGATATAAAAAGCCGAAAATTCCAAACGCAATTCATTGCACAGCTCAACGAATTGGTAGACACGGCCGCTGCCGACCCTCTCGATCATTTGTTGCAAGAGCTGCGCACCAGCAAGGACTACGCCAGCTATACGGAAAAAATTCAAACGGCCGCAAGCTCCACACAACTGGTGTCGAAAATCGTTTACCTCAAACAACTGTTGGACATAAAGCTGAATGAACAGCCGCACAGTGTGGAGAGCTTATACACGTTGCGCAACCTAAACTTTCTCGGTAAACTGAAACACCAGTTGCTGCAGTTGCAGGACGAAAGCATTGCGGAGCTACGCCATTTTCGTTGGTACAATTTATGTCGACAATTTTGGTTCCGCGACGGTTTGAATCAAACGGAGGCATCGGCACACCAAGTCACCCCACCACCATCCACGCACTATTGGTTTGACACGAAATTGGCACCATTGCGTGCGCAAAATGTAGCCGCAAATGCCACACCTCCCTTGGCACACATCGATCTCGAACGCTTTGCCAGCACCGTGTATGCAAATGTAAAGTCGGCTGGTGCGGAGATAATCGACGATTATTTGCTCACCGTACGGAAACTATTGCAGGAAGTCATTGAACAAAAGCTCATTTCATCAGCGGAGGAGGACGAAGCTGAAGGAATACCACACACCGGCGAAGCACACGTCTTACATGAAAGCAAGTTGGTCAAAGGGTTGGCGGAACTCGATGCGATACTCGCCATTGATGATTTCTATGCAAAGCGCAATCTTTTATACAGTTATCTCGGAAATGACCTGCCCACTAGCTCGCAGTTTTCACCTGAGGACCTGGCGGTCATTTTGGCCAAATTACAGTCGAAAGGAGTAGACCTCTTCGTCACGTTCATATTCAGTAATTTTGAATTTCTCGAGCATTTGCATGAGACGTGGGCAAAGCTGCTGCCGTCGACGACGGCAAATGAAGCAAAGCTGCAATACGATACGGTTTCACAGCATTTATTTGATGCGCATCGGCTGTACGTGGAGTTCAAAGGGGATTGGGAGAACAGCGAACGCTATGACGCCTATATGGCTGTGGTGAAGGCGTTGCACGCGGAAACACGTAATGGCGGTGCTAATATGCATGTTTTCGAACTGCTAAACAACGCATCGGCAAATGTGGGCACTGTCACGCTGAATATGATCAaggaaaagtgtcgtgaattttGA